A single genomic interval of Zunongwangia sp. HGR-M22 harbors:
- a CDS encoding ATP-dependent Clp protease ATP-binding subunit: protein MDDNFSPRVKDVIAYSKEEALRLGHDFIGTEHLMLGLLRDGDGKAINILNALDIDLSHLRRKVEILSPANPNMTAVSNEKKNLHLTRQAERALKTTFLEAKLFQSPNINTAHLLLCILRNENDPTTKLLNKLKIDYDGVKDQFKFMIANDDSDYTQGPAAESFSEDDSTDDATKDNPFSGTGSAGGGGSTGKTNKKSKTPVLDNFGRDLTAMAEADKLDPVVGREKEIERVSQILSRRKKNNPLLIGEPGVGKSAIAEGLALRIVKRKVSRILFDKRVVTLDLASLVAGTKYRGQFEERMKAVMNELEKNDDIILFIDEIHTIVGAGGATGSLDASNMFKPALARGEIQCIGATTLDEYRQYIEKDGALERRFQKVIVEPTSVEETIEILNNIKDKYEDHHNVEYTQEAIEACVKLTNRYMTDRFLPDKAIDALDEAGSRVHITNIDVPKQILDLERKLEEVREKKNTVVKKQKYEEAAKLRDDEKNLEKELAIAQERWEEDSKKHKEIVSEDSVADVVSMMTGVPVNRIAQTESNKLVELPKKIKGKVIGQDDAVAKVVKAIQRNRAGLKDPNKPIGSFIFLGQTGVGKTQLAKVLARELFDNEDTLIRIDMSEYMEKFAVSRLIGAPPGYVGYEEGGQLTEKVRRKPYAVILLDEIEKAHPDVFNMMLQVLDDGYLTDSLGRKIDFRNTIIIMTSNIGARKLKDFGQGIGFGTQSQRAQADENTRGVIQNALKKAFSPEFLNRIDDVIVFNALEREHIHNIIDIELAKLYGRIGGLGYELKLSDDAKDFIAEKGFDKQYGARPLNRAIQKYIEDALAEEIINSKISEGDVIEMDYKEGDSELSIKVQKGKDKEESEPKK from the coding sequence ATGGATGATAATTTTTCACCAAGAGTAAAAGATGTTATTGCGTACAGTAAAGAGGAAGCTTTAAGATTAGGGCACGACTTTATAGGTACAGAGCATCTAATGCTCGGGTTATTGAGAGACGGTGACGGGAAAGCCATAAACATCCTAAATGCTCTGGATATTGATCTAAGCCATTTAAGACGAAAAGTAGAGATTTTAAGTCCTGCTAATCCAAATATGACCGCAGTTTCTAATGAGAAGAAGAACCTGCACTTAACAAGACAGGCGGAACGCGCTTTAAAAACTACGTTTTTAGAGGCTAAATTGTTTCAGAGCCCAAATATAAATACGGCACACCTGTTATTGTGTATTTTAAGGAATGAAAACGATCCCACCACTAAATTGCTTAATAAACTTAAGATCGATTATGATGGGGTAAAAGATCAATTTAAATTTATGATCGCAAACGACGACTCAGATTATACACAAGGTCCAGCAGCAGAATCATTTTCTGAGGATGATAGCACAGATGATGCTACCAAGGATAACCCGTTTAGTGGAACAGGTTCTGCCGGTGGCGGAGGTTCTACCGGAAAAACCAATAAAAAATCTAAAACTCCGGTATTAGATAATTTTGGTAGAGATCTTACAGCAATGGCAGAAGCCGATAAGCTAGACCCTGTTGTTGGAAGAGAAAAAGAAATAGAGCGTGTTTCTCAAATATTAAGTAGACGTAAAAAAAATAACCCTCTTTTAATCGGAGAACCCGGTGTTGGTAAATCTGCGATAGCAGAAGGTTTAGCGCTAAGAATCGTTAAGCGAAAAGTATCTAGAATACTTTTTGATAAGCGTGTGGTGACTTTAGATCTTGCAAGTCTTGTTGCGGGTACAAAGTATCGCGGGCAATTTGAAGAGCGAATGAAAGCAGTGATGAATGAACTTGAAAAGAATGACGATATTATTCTTTTTATTGATGAAATTCATACCATTGTAGGAGCTGGCGGCGCAACAGGAAGTTTAGATGCAAGTAATATGTTTAAGCCTGCCTTAGCCAGAGGTGAAATTCAATGTATTGGTGCTACCACATTAGATGAATACCGCCAATATATTGAGAAAGATGGTGCTTTAGAGCGACGTTTCCAAAAGGTGATTGTAGAACCAACATCTGTGGAAGAAACCATCGAAATTCTTAATAATATTAAGGATAAATATGAGGATCACCATAACGTTGAATATACTCAAGAAGCTATAGAGGCTTGTGTGAAGTTAACTAATCGTTATATGACCGATAGATTCCTTCCAGATAAGGCTATTGATGCTTTAGATGAAGCAGGATCACGTGTTCATATCACCAATATAGATGTTCCTAAACAGATTCTTGATTTGGAGCGTAAACTTGAAGAAGTTCGTGAAAAGAAGAACACTGTTGTTAAGAAACAGAAATATGAAGAAGCAGCAAAACTTAGAGATGATGAGAAAAATCTTGAAAAAGAGTTAGCAATCGCTCAAGAGCGTTGGGAAGAGGATTCTAAAAAGCATAAAGAAATTGTTAGCGAGGACAGTGTTGCTGATGTGGTTTCTATGATGACTGGCGTACCGGTTAATAGAATCGCACAAACAGAATCTAACAAACTGGTTGAACTTCCTAAAAAGATTAAGGGGAAAGTCATTGGACAAGATGATGCTGTTGCTAAAGTTGTGAAAGCTATACAGCGTAATCGCGCCGGACTAAAAGATCCTAACAAACCAATTGGTTCATTTATATTTTTAGGTCAAACAGGGGTAGGTAAAACACAGTTAGCTAAAGTTTTAGCTAGAGAGCTTTTCGATAATGAGGATACACTCATAAGAATCGATATGAGTGAATACATGGAAAAGTTTGCCGTATCTAGATTGATAGGTGCACCTCCGGGATATGTTGGCTATGAAGAAGGTGGACAACTTACAGAGAAAGTTAGAAGAAAACCTTATGCTGTAATTCTTTTAGATGAGATCGAAAAAGCCCATCCAGATGTATTCAATATGATGCTACAGGTGTTAGATGATGGTTATCTAACAGATAGTCTTGGTCGAAAAATTGATTTTAGAAATACGATCATCATCATGACCTCTAATATTGGTGCAAGAAAACTCAAAGATTTTGGTCAGGGCATTGGATTTGGTACTCAATCACAACGTGCACAGGCTGATGAAAACACTAGAGGCGTTATCCAAAACGCGCTTAAGAAAGCTTTTTCGCCAGAGTTTTTAAATAGAATTGATGATGTAATTGTATTTAATGCTTTAGAAAGAGAGCATATTCACAACATTATTGATATTGAACTTGCAAAACTTTATGGAAGAATTGGTGGTTTAGGATACGAACTTAAATTATCAGATGATGCCAAAGATTTTATTGCTGAAAAAGGTTTCGATAA